One region of Chitinophaga varians genomic DNA includes:
- a CDS encoding FecR family protein, producing the protein MEQADIHILSAILSGELQPEDPVVQSWLQEDPARAVLLEEPEQLREVVEAWRLQQTFDTDNMWARVTQEAEAAPTAVRQRYVLMRWRAAAAVLLLAAGAYWFMQRTKKAAPAVDVLAVAQQKPAGNFAILQAGGEEVSLQGKDSSFMMGGNRVDVRNGRMQVATGKPEQYTLRTPRGANYQVQLPDGSKVWLNAQSSIDYPSVFTGNERMVTVTGEVYFEVAAKAEQPFVVHAGRQEITVLGTAFCVRRYEEEQQGLTTLVSGKVKVQAVGKEQVLQPGQQAVVTGDQLQITPVDTEDFTSWKDGWIRFRNKPLTVILQAISRWYDIDIKADEQQLTGQYFTCYINKEQGLGECIQSLNNSTNQFSFSLQGSTITVTKK; encoded by the coding sequence ATGGAACAGGCAGACATTCACATATTATCGGCAATACTGAGCGGAGAGCTTCAACCGGAAGATCCTGTGGTCCAGTCCTGGTTACAGGAGGACCCTGCCAGGGCTGTACTGTTGGAAGAACCGGAGCAATTGCGTGAAGTGGTGGAAGCCTGGCGTTTGCAACAGACTTTTGACACCGACAACATGTGGGCGCGTGTTACGCAGGAAGCTGAAGCTGCGCCAACAGCAGTGCGACAGCGTTATGTTCTGATGCGCTGGCGCGCCGCTGCAGCTGTTTTACTGCTGGCAGCAGGCGCTTACTGGTTTATGCAGCGGACAAAAAAGGCGGCGCCGGCAGTAGACGTCCTGGCCGTTGCCCAACAGAAACCTGCCGGCAATTTTGCCATCTTACAGGCAGGCGGGGAAGAAGTATCATTGCAGGGAAAAGACAGCAGTTTTATGATGGGGGGCAACCGTGTAGATGTCCGCAATGGCCGTATGCAAGTGGCGACAGGGAAACCGGAGCAATATACCCTTCGTACCCCACGGGGGGCCAATTACCAGGTGCAATTGCCTGACGGCTCCAAAGTGTGGCTGAACGCCCAGTCCAGCATCGATTACCCTTCTGTTTTTACAGGTAATGAGCGCATGGTAACGGTGACGGGGGAAGTTTATTTTGAAGTGGCAGCCAAAGCGGAACAACCTTTTGTGGTGCATGCAGGCCGGCAGGAAATAACAGTGCTCGGAACGGCGTTTTGTGTCCGCCGTTATGAAGAAGAACAACAAGGGCTTACAACGCTGGTCAGTGGAAAAGTTAAAGTGCAGGCGGTGGGGAAAGAGCAGGTATTACAGCCAGGCCAGCAGGCCGTTGTGACCGGTGACCAGCTACAGATAACACCGGTGGACACAGAAGATTTCACTTCGTGGAAAGACGGATGGATACGCTTCCGCAATAAACCGCTGACAGTCATATTACAGGCCATTTCAAGATGGTATGATATCGATATAAAGGCAGATGAACAACAACTAACAGGACAGTATTTTACTTGTTATATTAATAAGGAACAGGGACTGGGAGAATGCATTCAGTCGTTAAATAACAGCACCAACCAATTTTCGTTTTCGTTGCAGGGATCAACCATAACCGTAACAAAAAAATAG
- a CDS encoding RNA polymerase sigma-70 factor: protein MNQLDQSENHSWEQLQRDPAAFERFFKSTAAGLCTYAFRIVKDKQAAEDIVQDFFSRLWQKRSQISMQAPPRRYAYRAVHNACLNYLRDNHLISNDALPENMPAEEDAIERELQLQYRVQQLERVIAGLPQQCRIVFEKVCLEQKKYKVVAEELGISVFTVRNQVAKAYDILRNNILWELICLLVLDLLAG, encoded by the coding sequence TTGAACCAACTGGACCAATCGGAGAATCATTCCTGGGAGCAACTGCAACGCGATCCGGCCGCTTTTGAACGATTTTTTAAAAGTACGGCGGCGGGTTTGTGTACCTATGCCTTCCGTATTGTAAAGGATAAACAGGCAGCGGAGGATATCGTCCAGGATTTTTTTTCCCGTTTATGGCAAAAGCGCAGCCAGATCAGTATGCAGGCGCCTCCCCGGCGCTACGCCTACCGGGCCGTACATAACGCCTGTCTGAATTATTTAAGGGACAACCATCTTATTTCCAATGATGCGCTGCCGGAAAATATGCCGGCAGAAGAAGACGCCATAGAGCGGGAATTGCAGTTGCAGTATCGCGTACAACAGCTGGAACGCGTAATTGCCGGGTTGCCACAGCAATGCAGGATTGTATTTGAAAAAGTATGTTTGGAACAAAAGAAATATAAAGTAGTGGCGGAAGAACTGGGAATATCTGTATTTACCGTCAGAAACCAGGTAGCGAAAGCCTATGATATATTAAGGAATAATATTCTCTGGGAGCTGATCTGCCTGCTGGTGCTGGATTTGCTGGCGGGGTAA
- a CDS encoding DUF4870 domain-containing protein, with amino-acid sequence MKTKQWAIVAYITIIGWIIAYVKNKESKDTFVNYHLEQALGLAVASLLWSAAAGILLSIIPALSAVFSVLGLLPLIFMVFGIINANSGVQKPVPVIGRFFENRFVFLQQ; translated from the coding sequence ATGAAGACAAAACAATGGGCTATCGTCGCTTACATTACGATCATCGGATGGATTATCGCATATGTAAAAAATAAGGAGAGCAAAGACACTTTTGTTAACTACCATCTGGAACAGGCGCTCGGCCTGGCAGTAGCAAGCCTGTTATGGTCTGCGGCCGCGGGCATCCTGTTGAGCATTATCCCCGCGCTGTCTGCGGTTTTCTCTGTACTGGGCCTGCTGCCGCTGATATTTATGGTATTTGGTATTATCAATGCCAACAGCGGCGTACAAAAGCCGGTACCGGTTATCGGAAGGTTTTTTGAAAACCGTTTTGTTTTCCTCCAACAATAG
- a CDS encoding MFS transporter, which translates to MKKLAYIGCLGVIGIITTEFGIIGILPQVAAHYHITIDKAGVLLSAFALVIALTGPVVTLLTSGVDRKKLMLSSMGLFVLSTLGSVMAPPFWLLLLLRILPAFLQPVFISNAIAAAVAVAPPKQSHRMMAIIMGGISIATVTTVPLSTWLAGRFNWQTAFMMQAGVSIVAWLSIWLLLPPMPLKEKKSYGDQLMILKRGDFLLTSFINFMMIAAWFSTYSYFADYLGQEKRMSGTMISSMMLLFGITGVAGNWLTGKVIGRHMVTVTLLLLSGTIIIPFGLAWCGYEGAAVTGVIALWGLLYAPSILAGAVNMISSAPDALEFANSLSVSTGNLGVSVGTAVSGMVIATHSVAYAPWVGMVFGVVAIMAVLLRAFLRTRTSAPACVAQ; encoded by the coding sequence ATGAAGAAATTAGCATATATCGGTTGTCTGGGCGTAATTGGCATTATCACTACAGAATTTGGCATTATCGGGATATTGCCGCAGGTAGCGGCCCACTATCATATTACTATTGACAAGGCAGGTGTATTGTTGAGCGCCTTTGCGCTGGTAATTGCGTTGACCGGCCCGGTGGTGACGCTGTTAACATCCGGGGTGGACCGGAAGAAACTGATGTTATCATCAATGGGATTGTTTGTGCTCTCCACATTGGGATCTGTGATGGCGCCGCCGTTCTGGCTGTTGCTGTTGTTACGCATACTACCGGCTTTTCTGCAACCGGTGTTTATATCCAACGCCATAGCCGCGGCGGTGGCAGTGGCGCCGCCGAAACAGTCCCACCGCATGATGGCTATTATCATGGGCGGCATCAGTATTGCCACTGTGACAACAGTGCCCCTGTCCACCTGGCTGGCGGGCCGTTTCAACTGGCAGACAGCCTTTATGATGCAGGCAGGGGTGAGCATCGTCGCGTGGCTGAGTATTTGGTTGCTGCTGCCGCCCATGCCGTTGAAAGAGAAAAAATCCTATGGTGATCAGCTGATGATTTTAAAACGGGGAGATTTCCTGCTTACTTCTTTTATCAATTTTATGATGATCGCCGCCTGGTTCAGCACCTATAGTTATTTCGCGGACTATCTCGGCCAGGAGAAACGGATGAGCGGGACGATGATCAGCAGCATGATGTTGTTGTTCGGTATTACCGGTGTGGCGGGCAACTGGCTGACGGGAAAAGTGATTGGCCGGCATATGGTGACGGTGACGTTATTGTTGCTTAGTGGCACGATCATCATTCCGTTTGGCCTGGCATGGTGCGGATATGAGGGTGCGGCGGTGACAGGTGTCATCGCGTTGTGGGGACTGTTGTACGCGCCGTCCATTCTGGCGGGAGCGGTCAATATGATCTCATCTGCACCGGACGCGCTGGAATTTGCCAACAGCCTGTCCGTGTCTACCGGTAATCTCGGGGTGTCGGTGGGCACCGCCGTGAGCGGCATGGTGATAGCGACACATAGTGTGGCTTATGCGCCATGGGTAGGGATGGTTTTTGGTGTGGTGGCCATCATGGCTGTACTGCTGCGGGCCTTTCTCCGCACGCGGACATCGGCGCCGGCATGCGTGGCACAATGA